The sequence below is a genomic window from Proteus vulgaris.
GAAAAATTTGCGCTTGTGATTTATACACTACCTGTAGATTATGGATGTGTAAACATCTAGACGGCTAAAAATAGGATTTTAATTATGACAATTCGCAATCACACACTCGGTTTCCCTCGTATTGGCTTAGATAGAGAGCTAAAAAAGGCGCAAGAAAATTATTGGGCAGGCAAGATTTCACAGGAAGAATTGGTTGCAGTGGGTAAAGAACTTCGCGCTCGCCATTGGCAACAACAAGCAGATGCAGGTATTGAATTATTACCTGTCGGTGATTTTGCTTGGTATGACCAAGTATTAGGTACAAGCCTACTGTTAGGTAATGTGCCACCTCGTCATCGTAATGAAGATGGCTCACTCGATCTTGATACTCTATTTAGAGTCGCTCGTGGTAGAGCACCAACAGGTAAACCTGCTGCTGCATCTGAAATGACGAAATGGTTTAATACTAACTATCACTATATCGTACCGGAATTTCAGCAAGGTCAGTCATTTACCTTTGCATGGAAAGAGTTGCTAGAAGAAGTCGATGAAGCATTAGCACTGGGTCATAAAGTAAAACCTGTTTTACTCGGTCCTGTGACTTACTTGTGGTTAGGTAAAGTGAAAGGCCCTGAATTTGATAGATTAACGCTGTTAAAAGATATTTTACCTATCTATCAACAAGTCCTTACTGCATTAAAAGAGAAAGGTATTGAATGGGTGCAAATTGATGAGCCTGCATTGGTACTCGATTTACCTGTTGAATGGCAAAATGCGTACCAAACAGCTTATCAAGCATTAACGGGACAAACTAAATTACTGCTGACAACCTATTTTGATGGTATTTCTCATCATCTTGATATTATTAAAAATTTACCTGTTAATGGGCTTCATGTTGACATTTCAGCTGGGCTAGATGATTTGCAACATTTACACCAAGCGTTACCTAAAGACTGGGTACTGTCATTAGGTGCCATTAATGGTCGAAATGTTTGGAAAGCAGATTTAAGCGCACGTTATCAGCAAGTGATTGCGCTAAAAGATAAGCGTCCTTTGTGGATCGGAACATCATGTTCATTACTGCATAGCCCAATTGATTTAAATGCAGAGACGAAACTTGATGATGAAGTAAAAAGCTGGTTTGCTTTTGCTGTTCAGAAATGTGAAGAAGTGGCTTTGTTAGCCAAGGCGTTGAATGCACCAGAAGGTGAGTATGATGAACAATTGGCACAGTACAGTGCGCCAATTCGTCAACGTCAGCACTCGACTCGTGTACATAATGCAACAGTTGAGGCTCGTTTACAGGCAATTGAAGCACAAGATAGTGAAAGAAATTCACCTTATACTCAACGTGCAGAAGTACAACGAGCTCGATTTAATCTGCCATTATGGCCTACGACCACGATTGGCTCATTCCCGCAAACAACAGAAATTCGTACTGTTCGTTTAGATTTTAAGAAAGGGCGTATAGATACGGCAGCTTATCGCACAAATATTAGTGAACATATTAAGCAAGCAATATCAGAACAAGAAAACCTTGGTCTTGATGTATTAGTTCATGGCGAAGCTGAACGTAATGACATGGTGGAATATTTTGGTGAACATTTTGATGGTTATGTGTTTACGCAAAATGGCTGGGTACAAAGTTATGGCTCACGTTGTGTAAAACCACCAGTGATTATCGGTGATATTAGTCGTCCTGTACCGATTACCGTGGATTGGGCAACTTACGCGCAGTCATTAACGGAAAAACCAGTTAAAGGCATGCTTACAGGTCCTGTGACAATTTTATGTTGGTCATTCCCTCGTGAAGATGTGACGCGTGAAACAATTGCAAAACAGATTGCATTAGCACTGCGTGATGAAGTGGATGATTTACAGAAAGCGGGTATTGGTATTATTCAAATTGATGAGCCTGCATTACGTGAAGGATTACCACTGCGTCGTAATGAGTGGCAAGCTTACCTTAATTGGGCTGTCGATGCCTTTAAATTAAGTGCCGCTATTGCCGATGATGAAACACAAATCCACACTCATATGTGTTATTGCGAATTTAATGACATCATGGATTCTATTGCAGCACTGGATGCGGATGTTATTACTATTGAGACCTCACGTTCAGATATGGAGCTTTTAGAAGTCTTCGAACATTTTGATTATCCAAATGAAATTGGACCGGGTGTTTACGATATTCACTCACCTAATGTACCAAATGTGGAATGGATCGTGGGTTTATTAAGAAAAGCACAATCTCGAATTCCCGCAGAGCGTTTATGGGTGAACCCAGATTGTGGATTGAAAACACGAGGCTGGCCTGAAACACGCGCAGCATTAGCGAATATGGTTGAGGCGGCTAGGTATTTGCGTCAGAACGTGTAATAAAATAATTAATTATTTATTAGCCTGTTATTTTTGATCTGTTACTTTAGATAAGTCGCGCAGTCAAAATAGCAGGTTAAATTTATATAAAATAAAAAAGAAAGGTATTCATTAAAACTTAGAGTAAATCTTATTATTGATATTCATGATAGTTGCTATACTGCGAAAACTCTCTAATTTTATGGATATAATTATTGTGCAAACTAGCATTAAACTTTCGGATAAAGTATTAGATGCTTTTCCAACTCGACCTTTGAAATTAGTTCCACTAAGAGGAGACGGTGGATTATTTCGCACCTTATTCTTAGTTATTTTCATGCTAGCAATGACGGTATTTAGTGCTTATCAAATTCCCAATATTCTTTATGATTATAAAATCAGTGAGAATGCAGTACCTGTTGACGCTACGGTGAAAGGCTCTTGTCGCTCGCAACTCTTTGTTCTTACTAACTGTAGTGTTGATTTGCGTTATAAAGGCAATGAAGTTTCGCGTAATTTTACTTTTTTAGATTTAGGTCCCAAAGATGTGTTAGTTGAACCCGTCGCTGATGCAAATGATCTAAGTAAAATGACCGTTGATGTGGCGATAGATAATATTTGGCTTCGTTTAATTAGCACTATTATTTTTATCGGCTTATTTGGTTTTAGTGTGATCTTTTTTATTTATCGTCAAATATTGACGAGTAAAGTGAGAAAAGCATTATTATCAGTGGGAACTCAGCCTTTAAAATTAATAGCCATCCCTGCAAAAATGGTTGTGAGTAATAAGCAATTTATTGCCACTTATCGTCTTAATTTAGATGGTAAAGATATTCGTATTGCTTATTCAGGGAATAAGAAAACCCCTCCTATTGTGATTGAGCAAAATGGAAATACTTATGTATTAGCCGTTTATTCACCACAGCAGAATATCCCTTATGCTTTAGATGTACCTTTAGAACGTATTCAGGCAACACCTGAAGAGAAACAACGTTTTCATGAAGCGTTGATTGAAGAAGGTTTGCTGTAATCAATTTTGATTATTAAGAACGTGATGCGTTTTCTCTTATGGGATGTAAGGGAAAACGCATTAAAACAGTCGGTTTATTTAGCCACCGAAAATCTTCGCTTTTAAAATATCCATACCAGCACTGACTAAATCTAAGTCTTTAGGTACAACGCCATCCGGTGTGACTTTATCAATTAATTTAGGCAAATATTGAGCCGCCATTTCAGAAGCTTCTGTCGCATTTAAATTAATTTTTGACGCAAGTTCATTAATAACAGGCGATGAAAAAACCGCTACGATTTGTTCAGCACTGATAGGTAAATTTGTATTGGTACTTATCCAAGATTGAATAAGCTCACTTAAACCCGCTGTATCAAATTGCTTTACTAAGCCTTCAATGCCGCCTTGAGATCCAATCCAGTCAAGGACAGTTTTATATTGATTGATTTTTTCGCCACCAAGTAGGCTCGCAATTTGGTTAAATAAGCTCATGTTTACTCCAGTGACGATGTGTTTGTCACATTAGGTGTTTATTTTAAGGGCGGGTAGTGTACGCGTTATGTTCGTCATACTTCAAGCTACTCGTCATACTTCAAACTGTAGCGTTGTTGACTTCATTCTCTCGCGCCAGTCACATACTATTGTATGCTCCTAGCGACTCGTTCGTTTGTCGCCTAGCTACATCTTGAACTATTTAGAGTATTTACTCGTCATACTTCAAGTCGTAGCGTTGTTGACTTCATTCTCTCGCGCCAGTCACATACTATTGTATGCTCCTAGCGACTCGTTCGTTTGTCGCCTAGCTACATCTTGAACTATTTAGAGTATTTACTCGTCATACTTCAAGTCGTAGCGTTGTTGACTATATTCTCTCGCGCTAGTCACATACTATTGTATGCTCCCAGCGACTCGTTCGTTTGTCGCCTAGCTACATCTTGAATTATTTAGAGTATGTATTTGGGTATTTATATTCGCTAGGGTTTTTATTGCATCTATACTAGTAAGCGAATATGGGTGATGTATTCGCTGAAAATGTATTTCGAATGCCATTTTTCGTGATTATGGTCGCAATTTTATGAAATTGTTACTTTGTTTGGTGCCTTGTAAGTGATGTTAGTCACTAAAAAGGTCTGGAAAACTGATACAGTAACTTTTAATTTAATGATCATTGGTTTTGTCCCATTGAGGAGTCCGATATGTCTGATGTATTTCACTTAGGTTTAACCAAAAATGACCTACAGGGTGCCACTTTAGCAATTGTTCCAGGTGATCCTAAGCGTGTTGAAAAAATTGCAAAATTAATGGATAACCCAGTTCATCTGGCTTCTTTACGTGAATACACGTCATGGCGTGGCGAAATTGATGGCAAAGCCGTCATTGTTTGCTCAACAGGTATCGGTGGTCCATCTACCTCTATCGCAGTTGAAGAATTAGCGCAGTTAGGTATCCGTACTTTCTTACGTATTGGTACAACAGGTGCAATTCAAGAGCATATCAATGTAGGTGATATCCTTGTCACCACTGCTGCGGTTCGTTTAGATGGCGCAAGCTTACATTTCGCACCAATGGAATTCCCAGCTGTTTCTGATTTTGAATGTATGAACGCACTGTATAAAGCCGCTAAAGACAATGGCTCAACTGTACACGTAGGGGTTACTGCATCTTCAGATACATTCTATCCAGGACAAGAACGTTACGACACCTATACAGGTCGTGTTGTTCGCCGTTTCAAAGGCTCTATGAAAGAGTGGCAAGAAATGGGCGTAATGAACTATGAAATGGAATCTGCAACATTATTAACAATGTGTGCAAGCCAAGGTTTACGTGCAGGTATGGTTGCGGGTGTTATCGTAAACCGTACTCAACAAGAAATTCCAGATGCGGAATTACTGAAGAAAACTGAAAATAATGCACTAGGTATCGTTATCGAAGCCGCTCGCATTTTAATGAAATAAGTTTTTTTTAATCAAATATGAAAGCCCTTAATACATAAGTATTAAGGGCTTTTTTTGTATGGTAATTCATCAAGTTAATGTGTTAACAGGCGCTGATTTCTGTTAAGGTCTTTGAGGTCTTAACAATACAACAATGAGAAGAGGCATTATGACTGATATATTACAAACACATCCTTCGGTGTTGCCTTTAGTCGGCGGAATTAACTTCCGTGATTTAGGCGGTAAAAAATTGAGTAACGGTGGGGTTATTAAACCCGGAATGCTCTTTCGCTCAGGCTCGCTGGATAGATTAACCAATACAGACCAATCTCTTCTCATTGATAAAAATCTTTTTCAAATCATTGATTATCGCGATACTGGTGAAATCGTTGATAAACCAGACCGAGTCTGGGACGGTGCGCAATATTATCATGCACCCGCCAATCCGTTATCCAAAGAAGTCTCTGCCAATCTTGAAAAGCTGACACCTGAAATACTTGAGCAATTTGATGCTAAAGCCTTTATGTTTCAGCTATATAAATTGTTACCTATTAACAACCCTGCCTATAAACAATTAGCTACGTTATTAAAGCAGCCCGAAAAGGGGGGCGTAGTGCAACACTGTGCAGTAGGTAAAGACAGAACAGGTGTTGGCTCAGCTTTAGTGTTATTCGCACTCGGTGCATCTTTAGATGTGGTAATGGAAGATTACTTGCTAACCAATGAAACATTAGCGCCTTATCGCGCTTATCTTTTAGAAGAACATGCCAAAACAATGAGTGATAACATTGTTGATAAATTTGCCTATGTTTATTCAGTACAAGAAGAGTTTCTGCAAACGGCATTAGCGAGTATTAATCAGCATTACGGTAATGTGGATACTTGGCTAGAAAAAGATATCGGTTTAGATGCTTCTAGCCGAGATGCCTTACAAAATTATTTTCTAGAGTAATGAAGTGATTTATATTCGGTTAATCAGAATATTTTATTTCACTTAGGTTAACCGAATTTAAGGTCTCTATTTTGACAGTACAAGACATTATTCATACCATCACCCTCTTTGTAAAAGAGCACGAGATCTGGGCTATTCCGATCGTGTTCTTTCTTGCTTTTGGTGAATCACTCGCGTTTATCTCTTTGCTTATTCCCGCCACGGTTATTTTATTGGGATTAGGTGCCTTAATTGGTGAGAGTGGCCTGTTTTTCTGGCCGATTTGGCTTGCGGCTGCATTAGGCGCTTTCTTTGGTGATTGGATATCGTACTGGGTAGGGTTTCACTATAAAGACGGTGTGAAAAATTTGTGGCCAATTTCACGTTCACCACAAACATTGGTTAGAGGTCATCAATTCTTTAATCGTTGGGGAATTTGGGGGGTGTTTATTGGACGCTTTTTTGGGCCTTTTCGTGCAATTGTTCCGTTAGTTGCGGGTATTTGTGCGATGCCACAACGTTATTTTCAAATTGCTAATTTAACATCAGCCATGATTTGGGCTTTTGGCATTTTGGCGCCCGGTGCTTTTGGTTTGCAATGGCTTGCGAAATGGATGGGATAACTGCGTCCTTTATCGCAAATCAAGTCATGATGTAAATTGTTGCTAGACAATATTACCTATGCGTTTTAACGTAGCCCGCTGGAAAGTAAAAAGGTCACTTTAGTGGATATTCAGTTGTTATATGGGATCATTGGTTTATTAGGTGGTGTACTTGTTGGAGGCGCGTTGGTTTGGTGGTCTATCCAACAACGTTTATCCGATAAAGAAGCCATGTTACGTGAAAATCATACACAGCTTGCTATCGCTCAAGAAAAAGCGGTAATTATCCCTTCTTTACAACAACATATAGAACAACTAGAGCAAGAATTACGTGCTCAGCGAGAAATTATTACCTCTCAAGAAGCTGAATTAAGAGAAGTGACAACTCGCTGGGAAGAAAGCCGAATATCCGCAGAAGAAAAACAACGATTATTAATAAATAGTGAGCAACGGCTTGCAACGCAGTTTGAGAACTTAGCTAATCGTATTTTCGAACAAAGTGGACGTAAAGCTGAAGAGTTGAATCGCCAAGGATTGACACACTTACTTTCCCCCTTTCGTGAACAGCTCGAAAGCTTTCGGCGACAAGTTCAAGATGGTTTTGGGCAAGAAGCCAGAGAGCGACATACCTTGGTTCATGAAATTCGCCAGCTTCAACAATTGAATGTAAAAATGGCACAAGAAGCCGTTAACTTAACTAATGCCTTGAAAGGGGATAATAAAGTTCAAGGTAACTGGGGCGAGACAGTATTAGCACGTATATTAGAGTCTTCAGGATTACGTGAAGGTCATGAATTTGAAACACAGGTGAGTATTCGACATGAAAATGGTAGTCGCTATCAACCTGATGTAATTGTGCATCTACCTCATGGTAGAGATGTTATTATCGACGCTAAAATGTCGCTGGTGGCATATGAAAAGTATTTTAGTAGTGATAATGATAATGAACGCAAACAAGCGCTTTATGCGCATGTGAACTCAATTAAAGCGCATATTAAAGGATTGAGTGTAAAAGATTATCATAAACTACCGGGTGTAACGTCTTTAGACTATGTTTTAATGTTTATACCTATTGAGCCCGCTTATCTTGTTGCGATTGGTCATTCTCCAGACTTGCTAGAAGAAGCATTGAAAAACAATATTATGTTAGTTGGGCCATCTACTTTACTTGTTGCTTTGCGTACAATAGCCGCATTATGGCGTTATGAATATCAAAGCCAAAATGCGCAAGAAATTGCAGACAGAGCGGCTAAAATGTATGACAAATTAAGACTTTTCGTTGATGATATGCAAGGGCTAGGAAACAGTATTCAAAAAGCGCAGTCTGGCT
It includes:
- the metE gene encoding 5-methyltetrahydropteroyltriglutamate--homocysteine S-methyltransferase, translated to MTIRNHTLGFPRIGLDRELKKAQENYWAGKISQEELVAVGKELRARHWQQQADAGIELLPVGDFAWYDQVLGTSLLLGNVPPRHRNEDGSLDLDTLFRVARGRAPTGKPAAASEMTKWFNTNYHYIVPEFQQGQSFTFAWKELLEEVDEALALGHKVKPVLLGPVTYLWLGKVKGPEFDRLTLLKDILPIYQQVLTALKEKGIEWVQIDEPALVLDLPVEWQNAYQTAYQALTGQTKLLLTTYFDGISHHLDIIKNLPVNGLHVDISAGLDDLQHLHQALPKDWVLSLGAINGRNVWKADLSARYQQVIALKDKRPLWIGTSCSLLHSPIDLNAETKLDDEVKSWFAFAVQKCEEVALLAKALNAPEGEYDEQLAQYSAPIRQRQHSTRVHNATVEARLQAIEAQDSERNSPYTQRAEVQRARFNLPLWPTTTIGSFPQTTEIRTVRLDFKKGRIDTAAYRTNISEHIKQAISEQENLGLDVLVHGEAERNDMVEYFGEHFDGYVFTQNGWVQSYGSRCVKPPVIIGDISRPVPITVDWATYAQSLTEKPVKGMLTGPVTILCWSFPREDVTRETIAKQIALALRDEVDDLQKAGIGIIQIDEPALREGLPLRRNEWQAYLNWAVDAFKLSAAIADDETQIHTHMCYCEFNDIMDSIAALDADVITIETSRSDMELLEVFEHFDYPNEIGPGVYDIHSPNVPNVEWIVGLLRKAQSRIPAERLWVNPDCGLKTRGWPETRAALANMVEAARYLRQNV
- a CDS encoding YidB family protein → MSLFNQIASLLGGEKINQYKTVLDWIGSQGGIEGLVKQFDTAGLSELIQSWISTNTNLPISAEQIVAVFSSPVINELASKINLNATEASEMAAQYLPKLIDKVTPDGVVPKDLDLVSAGMDILKAKIFGG
- the udp gene encoding uridine phosphorylase, with amino-acid sequence MSDVFHLGLTKNDLQGATLAIVPGDPKRVEKIAKLMDNPVHLASLREYTSWRGEIDGKAVIVCSTGIGGPSTSIAVEELAQLGIRTFLRIGTTGAIQEHINVGDILVTTAAVRLDGASLHFAPMEFPAVSDFECMNALYKAAKDNGSTVHVGVTASSDTFYPGQERYDTYTGRVVRRFKGSMKEWQEMGVMNYEMESATLLTMCASQGLRAGMVAGVIVNRTQQEIPDAELLKKTENNALGIVIEAARILMK
- a CDS encoding tyrosine-protein phosphatase; the encoded protein is MTDILQTHPSVLPLVGGINFRDLGGKKLSNGGVIKPGMLFRSGSLDRLTNTDQSLLIDKNLFQIIDYRDTGEIVDKPDRVWDGAQYYHAPANPLSKEVSANLEKLTPEILEQFDAKAFMFQLYKLLPINNPAYKQLATLLKQPEKGGVVQHCAVGKDRTGVGSALVLFALGASLDVVMEDYLLTNETLAPYRAYLLEEHAKTMSDNIVDKFAYVYSVQEEFLQTALASINQHYGNVDTWLEKDIGLDASSRDALQNYFLE
- a CDS encoding DedA family protein; translation: MTVQDIIHTITLFVKEHEIWAIPIVFFLAFGESLAFISLLIPATVILLGLGALIGESGLFFWPIWLAAALGAFFGDWISYWVGFHYKDGVKNLWPISRSPQTLVRGHQFFNRWGIWGVFIGRFFGPFRAIVPLVAGICAMPQRYFQIANLTSAMIWAFGILAPGAFGLQWLAKWMG
- the rmuC gene encoding DNA recombination protein RmuC, translating into MDIQLLYGIIGLLGGVLVGGALVWWSIQQRLSDKEAMLRENHTQLAIAQEKAVIIPSLQQHIEQLEQELRAQREIITSQEAELREVTTRWEESRISAEEKQRLLINSEQRLATQFENLANRIFEQSGRKAEELNRQGLTHLLSPFREQLESFRRQVQDGFGQEARERHTLVHEIRQLQQLNVKMAQEAVNLTNALKGDNKVQGNWGETVLARILESSGLREGHEFETQVSIRHENGSRYQPDVIVHLPHGRDVIIDAKMSLVAYEKYFSSDNDNERKQALYAHVNSIKAHIKGLSVKDYHKLPGVTSLDYVLMFIPIEPAYLVAIGHSPDLLEEALKNNIMLVGPSTLLVALRTIAALWRYEYQSQNAQEIADRAAKMYDKLRLFVDDMQGLGNSIQKAQSGYLLAMKKLSEGRGNLISQAEGFKSLGVEIKKTIDNDLIEKSASD